A stretch of Triticum aestivum cultivar Chinese Spring chromosome 1D, IWGSC CS RefSeq v2.1, whole genome shotgun sequence DNA encodes these proteins:
- the LOC123178327 gene encoding F-box protein At1g67130-like, translating to MEERRKKEEQEEQQAIEGVPNDLLQEILSRVPYQSLCRSKCVSAAWLAMCSDPAVRRRSPQTLSGFFGLSRSGSNRFVNVSGRGRPLVDPSFPFLHGFENVKILNCCGGILLCHGMRAEGVEYIVCNPATEEIWAVLPVPDTHETPRPRAYRAICLCFDPIVPSRFAVFVVIQNGRDITIMEVYSSDTGEWTSMSSPWGHKIVLYSLEPECFFLNSTLHSSAYDSRVETFDTEGNSINMIVAVDTSGDTWRTTRQPTKAKLNFFGHSQGRLHGMDIDNRNGCRISFGFSRTMLVDSGP from the coding sequence AtggaggaaaggaggaagaaggaggagcaggaggagcagcAGGCGATAGAGGGCGTCCCCAACGACCTCCTTCAAGAGATCCTGTCGCGGGTGCCGTACCAGTCTCTGTGCCGCTCAAAGTGCGTGTCGGCAGCGTGGCTCGCGATGTGTTCCGACCCCGCCGTCCGTCGGAGATCGCCGCAGACGCTCTCCGGTTTCTTCGGCCTCTCCCGCAGCGGCAGCAACCGTTTTGTCAACGTTTCCGGGAGAGGCCGGCCGCTGGTCGACCCTTCTTTTCCTTTCCTCCACGGCTTCGAAAACGTCAAGATCCTAAACTGCTGCGGCGGCATCCTTCTATGCCATGGCATGCGAGCGGAGGGCGTGGAATACATTGTGTGTAACCCTGCGACCGAGGAGATCTGGGCCGTGCTGCCCGTGCCTGATACCCATGAGACACCACGTCCTCGTGCTTACCGCGCCATTTGCTTGTGTTTCGATCCGATCGTCCCTTCTCGCTTTGCGGTGTTTGTCGTCATTCAGAATGGTCGCGACATTACCATTATGGAGGTCTACTCGTCGGATACCGGAGAATGGACTTCCATGTCGAGCCCATGGGGTCACAAAATTGTGTTATATAGCTTGGAACCAGAATGCTTCTTCTTAAATAGCACTCTACATTCCAGTGCCTATGATTCTCGTGTGGAGACATTTGACACGGAGGGAAATTCAATAAACATGATAGTTGCAGTGGACACAAGCGGGGATACTTGGAGGACAACTCGACAGCCGACCAAAGCTAAACTGAATTTCTTTGGGCACTCTCAAGGACGATTACATGGAATGGATATAGACAATCGTAATGGTTGCCGGATATCGTTTGGGTTCTCGAGGACTATGCTAGTGGACAGTGGACCTTAA